A window of Clostridium sp. 'White wine YQ' contains these coding sequences:
- a CDS encoding carbon-nitrogen hydrolase family protein, which produces MENLKVALLQLMPEDTLEGNMQKGLNYCRRSKEMGADIALFPEMWSVGYNIPEDIDELKANAVSANSNFVNSFGELAKELNMAIGITFLEAYEPLPRNTLCLFDRFGNKVLTYAKVHTCDFGDECRLTAGEDFYVTDLDTKQGNVKIGAMICYDREFPESARILMLKGAEIILVPNACPMEINRISQLRARAYENMVGIATVNYPKGKPDCNGHSSAFDGIAYRPSDFSSRDTLIIEADEREGIYIADFPIDEIREYRSSEVHGNAYRHPQKYKLLISESIEEPFIRKDYRK; this is translated from the coding sequence ATGGAAAATCTTAAAGTAGCTTTATTGCAGCTTATGCCTGAAGATACATTAGAGGGCAATATGCAGAAAGGATTGAACTATTGCAGAAGATCGAAAGAAATGGGTGCAGATATTGCATTGTTTCCTGAAATGTGGAGCGTCGGTTATAATATCCCTGAAGATATAGATGAATTGAAGGCAAATGCTGTATCTGCTAATAGTAATTTTGTTAATTCATTTGGTGAACTTGCAAAAGAACTTAATATGGCTATAGGAATAACATTTCTTGAAGCGTATGAGCCATTACCAAGGAACACCCTCTGTCTATTTGATCGTTTTGGTAACAAGGTACTTACCTATGCAAAGGTACATACCTGTGATTTTGGCGATGAATGTAGACTTACGGCAGGAGAAGATTTTTATGTTACTGATTTAGATACTAAGCAAGGTAATGTAAAAATAGGTGCAATGATTTGCTATGACAGGGAATTCCCAGAAAGTGCGAGAATTCTTATGCTAAAAGGCGCTGAGATTATTTTAGTACCAAACGCTTGCCCTATGGAGATAAATCGCATTTCACAACTGCGAGCAAGAGCATATGAAAATATGGTTGGTATTGCAACAGTAAATTATCCAAAAGGCAAACCTGACTGCAATGGCCATTCTTCTGCATTTGATGGAATTGCGTACAGGCCTTCAGATTTTAGTTCAAGAGATACCCTTATTATTGAAGCTGATGAACGAGAGGGAATTTATATAGCTGACTTTCCTATAGATGAAATCAGAGAGTATAGAAGTAGTGAAGTACATGGTAATGCATATAGACATCCACAGAAGTACAAATTACTTATTTCTGAAAGTATTGAAGAGCCATTCATCAGAAAGGATTACAGAAAATAG
- a CDS encoding GNAT family N-acetyltransferase — protein sequence MRLETDRTVLRHFEEKDLEDLYDYCSQDGVGEMAGWKHHESLSTSKEVLKRNIQNSNVYAIENKENGKVIGHIAVNNDSENGREDTKELGFALNRDYHNKGIMTEVTYKILDYLFSNEIEYVYACCFQDNKSSKRLIEKCGFTLEQEGSFYSESLDKTFKSYEYVYSKNNWKLQNKH from the coding sequence ATGAGATTAGAAACTGATAGAACAGTTCTTCGTCATTTTGAAGAAAAAGACTTAGAAGATTTATATGATTATTGCAGTCAAGATGGTGTTGGAGAAATGGCTGGATGGAAGCATCATGAAAGTCTATCAACTTCAAAAGAAGTGCTAAAAAGAAATATTCAAAATAGTAATGTTTATGCAATAGAAAATAAAGAAAATGGAAAAGTGATTGGCCATATTGCAGTGAATAATGATTCTGAGAATGGAAGAGAAGATACAAAAGAATTGGGTTTTGCACTTAATCGTGATTACCATAATAAAGGAATAATGACGGAAGTAACTTATAAGATTTTGGATTATCTATTTTCTAATGAAATAGAATACGTATATGCTTGTTGTTTTCAAGATAACAAATCATCTAAACGATTGATTGAAAAATGTGGGTTTACCCTCGAACAAGAAGGTTCATTCTATTCAGAATCTCTTGATAAAACATTTAAGTCCTATGAGTATGTTTATAGTAAGAATAATTGGAAGTTACAGAATAAACATTAA
- a CDS encoding TetR family transcriptional regulator: protein MATMNENDPRVKRTRDLIINAFISEVSKKGFESITVKDITTTATINRTTFYAHFTDKYDLLDTLIAEKFSELLSSKIQEELSINEHSIRNLVLCLCDFFEMIKATCDCGYISILPLIGNKITEELYSIIYTALKIEPVLAEHEIMRIELISTMISTSIYNAVYRWKMQKTPVDQEILIQDVIDFILTGIKNKL from the coding sequence ATGGCAACAATGAATGAAAATGATCCAAGAGTAAAAAGAACACGTGACCTAATAATCAATGCGTTTATTTCAGAGGTCTCTAAAAAAGGTTTCGAATCTATTACGGTGAAGGATATTACCACCACTGCAACCATAAACCGTACAACCTTCTACGCACATTTTACTGACAAATATGATCTTCTTGATACACTTATAGCTGAAAAATTCTCAGAACTTCTATCAAGCAAGATTCAAGAGGAACTCTCTATAAACGAGCATTCAATACGCAATTTGGTTCTTTGTCTTTGCGATTTCTTTGAAATGATAAAGGCTACCTGTGATTGCGGATATATTTCCATACTTCCGCTAATCGGAAATAAGATAACTGAAGAGCTTTATTCTATTATATATACAGCTCTAAAAATTGAACCCGTATTGGCTGAACATGAAATAATGCGTATAGAACTAATTTCAACAATGATAAGCACTTCAATTTATAACGCTGTTTATCGATGGAAAATGCAGAAAACTCCAGTTGATCAAGAAATCTTAATTCAAGATGTGATAGACTTTATTCTTACTGGTATAAAAAATAAGCTTTAG
- a CDS encoding EFR1 family ferrodoxin (N-terminal region resembles flavodoxins. C-terminal ferrodoxin region binds two 4Fe-4S clusters.) gives MIFYFSGTGNSAAIAKKIASNIENEKVIFIPDLLNSNADLSIYNNEERIGFVFPCYTANPPKMVLEFCERLSKQIDFSNKYVYSVINYANHVEAAYLTFKKKLPKLDSWFEITMPGNIILRNFNIRDKEYNKKLLDDSEIIISKFVQDIKGKRAIIMYKNSDIKALLSTKLGLVLHEIVFTSQRKKFYADDNCVNCGKCEKVCPTNNITLKDKPLWGNNCTACLACINRCPKKAIQNGKETIKKDRYVHPDYK, from the coding sequence ATGATTTTTTATTTTAGCGGCACAGGTAATTCTGCAGCAATAGCAAAGAAAATTGCTTCAAATATTGAGAATGAGAAGGTTATTTTTATCCCGGATCTCTTAAATTCAAATGCGGACTTATCTATATATAACAATGAAGAAAGAATAGGTTTTGTTTTTCCATGTTATACGGCAAATCCACCAAAGATGGTTTTAGAGTTCTGTGAAAGATTATCAAAGCAGATTGATTTTAGCAATAAATATGTTTATTCAGTAATAAATTATGCTAATCATGTTGAGGCAGCATATTTAACCTTTAAGAAGAAATTACCCAAACTAGATAGTTGGTTTGAAATAACCATGCCTGGGAATATTATTTTGAGAAATTTTAATATTAGGGATAAAGAATATAATAAGAAATTATTAGATGATTCTGAAATTATAATCAGTAAATTTGTGCAAGATATTAAGGGAAAAAGAGCAATAATAATGTACAAAAACTCAGATATTAAAGCACTATTATCTACAAAACTTGGATTAGTGTTACATGAAATTGTATTTACCAGTCAACGTAAAAAGTTCTATGCAGATGATAACTGTGTAAACTGCGGAAAGTGTGAGAAAGTATGTCCAACTAATAATATAACCTTAAAAGATAAACCTCTTTGGGGAAATAACTGTACTGCCTGCCTTGCATGTATTAATAGATGTCCTAAAAAAGCAATTCAAAATGGGAAAGAAACAATAAAGAAGGATAGATATGTTCATCCAGATTATAAATAG
- a CDS encoding epoxide hydrolase family protein has protein sequence MSIEHFNIKVSDEVLNDLEYRLKNVKWPDQLEGLGFERGTDINYLKSLVSYWLEDFDWRAQEAELNSFSQFHCEIDGIDIHFIHEKGKGPNPIPIILTHGWPDSYIRYKKLIPLLTDPVKYGGNPEDSFDVIIPSLPGFGFSSKPKHGGMNNSRVSELWAKLMTEKLGYNKFAAAGGDVGSGVTRYLALNHPELLIGIHLTDVGIIKTLMTSQDNLDLLVEEAKYKKIASKWISEEGAYMSIQSTKPQTLAYGLSDSPVGLAAWIIEKFRAWSDCKGDLSKSFSMDELLTNIMIYWITNTIGSSANIYYENTHSLPPMGSIDVPTGMAIFPADILLPPKEWTKQNLNITRWTTLPRGGHFTAMEEPELLAEELRAFFKSYRNQI, from the coding sequence ATGTCTATAGAGCACTTCAATATTAAAGTATCTGATGAGGTACTTAATGATTTAGAATACAGATTAAAAAATGTTAAATGGCCAGATCAGTTAGAAGGTTTAGGCTTTGAAAGAGGCACTGATATAAATTATCTTAAGTCCCTTGTTTCTTATTGGTTAGAGGATTTTGACTGGCGTGCACAAGAAGCTGAATTAAATAGTTTTTCTCAGTTTCATTGTGAAATAGATGGGATAGATATTCATTTTATACACGAAAAAGGAAAAGGACCTAACCCTATTCCAATTATCTTAACTCATGGATGGCCTGATAGTTATATACGTTATAAAAAACTTATACCACTACTTACTGATCCTGTTAAATATGGAGGAAATCCTGAAGATTCCTTTGATGTAATTATCCCTTCTCTACCTGGGTTCGGTTTTTCTAGTAAACCTAAGCATGGTGGAATGAACAATTCTCGTGTTTCTGAACTTTGGGCAAAGCTAATGACTGAGAAACTTGGATATAATAAATTTGCTGCTGCTGGAGGGGATGTTGGTTCTGGAGTTACAAGGTATCTTGCATTAAACCATCCTGAACTTCTAATAGGAATCCATCTAACAGATGTTGGTATTATAAAAACTTTAATGACTTCACAGGATAATCTAGATCTTTTAGTGGAAGAGGCTAAATATAAGAAAATTGCCTCTAAGTGGATTTCTGAAGAAGGAGCTTATATGTCTATTCAATCCACCAAACCTCAAACTCTTGCATATGGACTTTCTGACTCTCCAGTGGGCTTAGCAGCTTGGATTATTGAGAAATTTCGTGCCTGGAGTGATTGTAAAGGTGATTTAAGTAAAAGCTTTAGCATGGATGAACTCCTCACTAATATAATGATTTATTGGATTACAAATACCATTGGCTCTTCAGCAAATATATATTATGAAAATACACATTCTTTACCCCCAATGGGCTCTATTGATGTACCAACAGGCATGGCTATTTTCCCTGCTGATATATTACTTCCACCTAAAGAGTGGACTAAGCAGAATCTAAATATAACTCGATGGACTACACTACCTAGAGGTGGCCATTTTACTGCCATGGAAGAACCTGAACTTCTAGCTGAAGAACTTCGAGCATTCTTTAAGTCTTATAGAAATCAAATTTAA
- a CDS encoding helix-turn-helix domain-containing protein: MPQMDRYKNRAVYIEFNTEENFDKLPYEDRFTIVFVTNGSVNLKLNDYPIKVVAPSVLCLSKEDRIQVIEKNNLAAQSFCFHPDFFNTAYFSEETGYMSNSLKIETGLSLFKKDNINTGVYAVTEKAYPKLYEWFFIMGTEVHAQSDSLWVCRIKKYLIQILGLLEELNKSGERSPVHLVLEYIHTNYSDKISLEDLTRCAHLNRVSLNKMFKELTSYTAMGYLLTYRLKLSESLLTHTDMSLNEIARATGFEYDTYFIKQFTAKRGMTPTEFRKSSREFVYYYQ; encoded by the coding sequence ATGCCTCAAATGGATCGTTACAAGAATAGAGCAGTATATATTGAATTTAATACAGAGGAGAATTTCGATAAACTTCCTTATGAAGATAGATTTACAATAGTTTTTGTAACAAATGGAAGCGTGAATTTAAAACTTAATGACTATCCAATAAAAGTTGTTGCTCCAAGTGTTCTTTGTTTATCAAAAGAGGATAGAATACAGGTTATTGAAAAGAATAATTTAGCCGCTCAGTCATTTTGCTTTCATCCGGACTTCTTTAATACCGCTTATTTTTCTGAAGAAACAGGATATATGTCAAACAGCTTAAAAATAGAAACAGGGCTTTCTCTCTTTAAAAAGGATAATATCAATACTGGTGTATATGCTGTAACTGAAAAAGCTTATCCTAAACTATATGAATGGTTTTTTATCATGGGAACAGAAGTACATGCACAGAGTGATTCTCTTTGGGTGTGCAGAATAAAGAAGTACCTAATACAAATATTAGGGTTGCTTGAGGAACTAAACAAAAGTGGTGAGCGATCACCTGTCCATTTGGTTTTAGAATATATACATACAAACTATAGTGATAAAATAAGTTTAGAGGATTTAACAAGATGTGCTCATTTAAATAGAGTGTCTCTAAATAAAATGTTTAAAGAGTTAACTAGCTATACTGCTATGGGATATTTACTTACATATAGGCTAAAACTCTCAGAGAGTCTTTTAACTCATACAGATATGAGCTTAAATGAAATTGCACGGGCTACTGGCTTTGAGTATGATACCTATTTTATAAAACAATTTACTGCAAAGAGAGGAATGACTCCAACGGAGTTTAGAAAATCTTCTCGGGAGTTTGTTTATTATTATCAATAA
- a CDS encoding PucR family transcriptional regulator, producing the protein MKKNFDIDNLNEVDIKLALYMQDLFDGFCSNKGLQYLIDKARERFNRPLILMDASGKLLASSYDAENVFQFITDENKNIFLSEDTLSLIYSNKINDTLIKETTSNRTLINSIKIDIIEIGELVVYENGIPFQDIDFMLIDKVSALISAQLQKNILLNLDNNNLPNYLLADLIKGKQIDESIIENKQHYLKWARADNLYIMVIGSNRQETFDSKISTIFRTLKSYIPITQCIIYNPGIVAFIDQFLFDKLFNTNNSDFTHFLSKNNLYAGISQKYTLLNDSKKHYLNAVTAMEIGLKRNMNCSFFEDCTLYIIYELISNRYNQMDFCHPAVSMLMVYDKENGTNFLETLKQYIFYSSSPGEAAKILNIHRNTLFYRINKIKDMTGISLEHGDEICKIFLSIRLLEIKAETP; encoded by the coding sequence ATGAAAAAAAACTTCGATATAGATAATCTAAATGAAGTAGATATAAAACTTGCACTTTATATGCAGGATCTCTTTGATGGCTTTTGTTCTAATAAAGGCCTTCAATATCTGATAGATAAAGCAAGAGAAAGATTTAACAGACCATTGATTCTAATGGATGCAAGCGGCAAGCTCTTGGCTTCTTCATATGATGCCGAAAATGTTTTTCAATTTATTACAGATGAAAATAAGAATATTTTCCTTTCAGAAGATACCTTATCACTAATATATTCAAATAAAATAAATGATACTTTAATAAAAGAGACTACTTCAAATAGAACTCTAATAAATTCCATAAAAATTGATATCATTGAAATTGGAGAACTTGTTGTTTACGAAAATGGCATCCCCTTTCAAGATATTGATTTCATGCTAATAGACAAGGTTAGTGCACTTATATCTGCTCAATTGCAAAAGAATATTCTTTTAAATTTAGATAACAACAATCTCCCAAATTATTTATTAGCTGACCTTATAAAAGGAAAACAGATTGACGAGTCTATTATAGAAAACAAACAACACTATTTAAAATGGGCTAGGGCAGATAATCTTTATATTATGGTTATTGGAAGTAACAGGCAAGAAACTTTTGACAGTAAGATTTCTACTATTTTTAGAACTTTAAAATCTTACATTCCTATTACTCAATGTATTATTTATAATCCTGGAATTGTAGCTTTTATTGATCAATTCCTATTTGATAAACTTTTTAACACCAACAATAGTGACTTTACTCACTTCTTGAGTAAAAATAATTTATATGCTGGAATAAGCCAAAAGTATACTCTTTTGAACGATTCAAAAAAACACTATTTGAATGCTGTTACCGCTATGGAGATAGGTCTAAAAAGAAATATGAATTGTTCCTTTTTTGAGGATTGTACTCTGTATATCATCTATGAATTGATCTCAAATAGATATAATCAGATGGATTTTTGCCATCCGGCTGTCTCAATGCTTATGGTTTATGATAAAGAGAATGGAACAAACTTTCTAGAAACATTGAAACAGTATATCTTTTATTCTTCTTCTCCAGGAGAAGCTGCAAAAATATTAAACATTCATCGAAATACTTTATTCTACCGTATCAACAAAATAAAAGATATGACTGGTATAAGCTTAGAACATGGTGATGAAATATGCAAAATCTTTTTATCTATAAGACTATTAGAGATAAAAGCTGAAACACCCTGA
- a CDS encoding amidohydrolase family protein — protein sequence MSTTIIKNVKIFNGIECIEADKVVIENGYITDKAEGDIEIDGSGCTLLPGFIDAHIHLYESKNLKEASMYGVTTMMDMGTRSPEVVDSLKNLSGLPDIRSSYCPAFASGSNMPIKMGYSESAYVISATDAERFVNEQIANGADYIKVILEEQSVSVKTTTFPLEIVAAIVVQAHINGKKVIAHAVSTNSFKTAIKAGVDVVTHIPFVEPLTEEIIELMSKNGTVSVPTMVTMKGIVESIKKFNPYAPLNYDYVKESVAKLYKAGVTIMAGSDSNTGDPTTPYSAPYGISLLDELKLMVEAGFTPIQAIQSATSITAKYFGMDDRGIIKPGYRADLILIKGDPTVDINVVKDIKQVWIRGKETIK from the coding sequence ATGTCTACTACCATAATAAAAAATGTGAAAATATTTAATGGTATTGAATGCATAGAGGCAGATAAAGTAGTAATTGAAAATGGATATATTACTGATAAAGCAGAAGGAGACATTGAGATTGATGGAAGTGGATGCACCTTACTTCCAGGATTTATAGATGCACACATTCATCTATATGAAAGTAAAAACCTAAAGGAAGCTTCAATGTATGGTGTTACAACTATGATGGATATGGGAACACGTTCACCGGAAGTAGTCGATAGTCTAAAAAATTTATCTGGCTTACCTGATATACGAAGCAGTTACTGTCCAGCTTTCGCTTCAGGAAGTAATATGCCAATTAAAATGGGGTATTCTGAATCCGCTTATGTAATAAGTGCGACTGATGCGGAACGTTTTGTAAATGAACAGATAGCAAATGGTGCAGATTACATTAAAGTTATTTTAGAGGAACAAAGTGTAAGTGTTAAGACTACGACATTTCCACTAGAAATTGTTGCTGCGATTGTTGTTCAGGCTCATATTAATGGCAAAAAAGTCATTGCACATGCTGTTTCAACTAACTCATTTAAAACTGCAATAAAAGCTGGCGTAGATGTAGTGACACATATTCCATTTGTTGAACCTTTAACAGAAGAGATTATTGAATTGATGAGCAAGAACGGTACTGTATCAGTTCCGACAATGGTAACAATGAAAGGGATTGTTGAATCTATTAAAAAATTTAATCCCTACGCGCCATTGAATTATGATTACGTTAAGGAATCAGTTGCAAAACTTTATAAAGCTGGTGTGACAATTATGGCAGGAAGTGATTCGAATACAGGTGATCCAACAACTCCATATTCTGCACCCTATGGTATTTCACTTCTTGATGAACTTAAACTAATGGTTGAGGCTGGTTTTACACCTATACAGGCAATACAAAGTGCAACAAGTATAACAGCAAAATATTTTGGCATGGATGACAGAGGAATTATTAAGCCAGGCTATAGGGCAGACCTTATTCTTATAAAAGGTGATCCAACTGTAGATATTAATGTAGTGAAGGATATTAAACAAGTTTGGATTCGTGGAAAGGAGACTATTAAATAA
- a CDS encoding pentapeptide repeat-containing protein has translation MARNQSVKGNFNYNNIEKKDKNFMYKNLSRSNCYNCDFEGSNFDYVSFRGAHFKSTNFFSCSFKWAEFIGTNLKDSDFKDAVFENTIFDSVKLEGVNFKDAKFINTIFLSTDLTNVKNLNTQNPQIRIFSEMPNIEISESLQTAAFNALKNEHIKASRVLDTKDGSLNNLNIMILLENFEEETLIKGLNYISTNLDRDFYTLSYIIKFLKNAEIN, from the coding sequence ATGGCTAGAAATCAAAGTGTTAAAGGAAACTTCAATTATAATAATATTGAGAAAAAAGATAAAAACTTTATGTATAAAAACCTATCCAGAAGCAATTGCTATAATTGTGATTTTGAAGGTTCAAATTTTGATTATGTAAGTTTTAGAGGGGCACATTTTAAATCAACTAATTTTTTTAGTTGTAGTTTTAAATGGGCTGAGTTTATAGGAACTAATTTGAAAGACAGCGACTTTAAGGATGCAGTTTTTGAAAACACCATCTTTGACTCTGTAAAATTAGAAGGTGTTAATTTCAAGGATGCAAAGTTTATCAATACTATATTCTTATCAACTGATTTAACTAATGTTAAAAATTTAAATACCCAAAATCCACAAATAAGAATTTTTAGTGAAATGCCTAATATAGAAATAAGTGAAAGTTTGCAAACTGCTGCATTTAATGCTTTAAAAAATGAACATATAAAAGCTTCAAGGGTTCTAGATACAAAAGATGGTAGTCTTAATAACTTAAATATAATGATTCTTTTGGAAAACTTTGAAGAAGAAACATTAATAAAGGGCTTAAATTACATTAGCACTAATTTAGATAGAGATTTTTACACTTTAAGTTATATAATAAAGTTTTTGAAAAATGCTGAGATAAATTAA
- a CDS encoding DEAD/DEAH box helicase, giving the protein MNFKELGISEDIMRVLKNQGIKEPTPIQAQSINLIKDGKDVIAEAQTGTGKTLAFLLPLFENINPDSNVVQALILTPTRELALQITEEAKKLKKGKNINILAAYGGKDIGSQLKKLRGNIHLVIATPGRLLDHIERKTINLSKLKTFVLDEADQMLLMGFKNEVETIIKETNKNRQTLCFSATLNSDVKKLAYRYMKDPFSISIKKEEVTLDTIKQEVVETTDRWKQDSLCKVLDEDNPFMAIIFCRTKRRADDLEAALHKRGYDCKKLHSDVLQAKREKIMKAFRNGDFQYLIATDVASRGLDINGVGHIYNYDIPETVESYIHRIGRTGRAGEEGYTCLFIDPKDKKMLDEIERTIKLKISRRVLDGGSNG; this is encoded by the coding sequence ATGAATTTTAAAGAATTAGGTATTAGTGAAGATATAATGAGGGTATTAAAAAACCAAGGGATTAAAGAGCCAACTCCAATACAAGCTCAAAGCATTAACCTTATAAAGGATGGAAAAGATGTTATAGCTGAAGCACAAACTGGAACTGGTAAAACTCTTGCATTTTTACTTCCTCTTTTTGAAAATATAAACCCAGACTCAAATGTAGTTCAGGCTCTAATTTTAACACCTACTAGAGAACTAGCTCTTCAAATAACTGAAGAAGCTAAGAAGCTAAAAAAGGGCAAGAACATAAACATATTAGCTGCTTATGGTGGAAAAGATATAGGGTCTCAACTAAAGAAGCTTAGAGGAAACATTCATCTAGTTATTGCAACTCCTGGAAGACTTCTTGATCATATTGAAAGAAAAACCATAAACCTAAGTAAATTAAAAACTTTTGTATTAGATGAAGCTGATCAAATGCTTTTAATGGGTTTTAAAAATGAAGTTGAAACTATCATAAAAGAAACCAATAAAAACCGTCAGACACTATGCTTTTCTGCAACATTAAATTCTGATGTAAAAAAATTAGCCTATAGATATATGAAGGATCCTTTCTCAATATCTATAAAAAAAGAAGAAGTTACTCTAGATACAATAAAGCAAGAGGTAGTTGAAACAACAGATAGATGGAAGCAAGATTCTTTATGTAAAGTTCTAGATGAAGATAATCCTTTTATGGCCATAATATTCTGCAGAACCAAAAGAAGAGCTGATGATCTTGAGGCTGCACTTCATAAACGCGGATATGACTGTAAAAAACTTCATAGTGATGTACTGCAAGCAAAGCGTGAAAAAATTATGAAAGCTTTTAGAAATGGTGATTTCCAATACTTAATTGCCACAGATGTTGCTTCTAGAGGGTTAGATATAAATGGAGTTGGTCATATATATAATTATGATATTCCAGAAACTGTTGAAAGCTATATTCACCGTATTGGTAGAACAGGAAGAGCTGGAGAAGAAGGCTATACTTGCCTATTTATTGATCCTAAAGATAAGAAAATGCTAGATGAAATAGAAAGAACAATAAAGCTTAAAATTTCAAGAAGAGTATTAGATGGAGGAAGTAATGGCTAG
- a CDS encoding RNA polymerase sigma factor — translation MDKIDLIKKFQFGDVDSFEQLYKIYSKKAFGSAYLISGDKDIAEDIVQETFFQCFKEIKKLKEPLAFDVWFYKTLVRYAWKISAKHKKTIPLEDIDYESLSSEMDYRETKLMLDQAIEKLSPSLKTVIILYYFNDMSIKEISKILGCFQGTVKSRLYNAKKALKKVLVESEIEAFYKEINGIKECKVND, via the coding sequence TTGGATAAAATAGATCTAATAAAAAAATTCCAATTTGGTGACGTAGATAGCTTTGAACAATTATATAAAATTTATAGTAAAAAGGCTTTTGGTTCAGCTTATCTTATATCTGGTGATAAGGATATTGCTGAAGATATTGTCCAGGAGACTTTTTTTCAGTGTTTTAAGGAAATTAAGAAGCTTAAAGAACCCCTTGCATTTGATGTTTGGTTTTATAAGACTCTAGTTAGATATGCTTGGAAAATATCCGCAAAGCATAAAAAGACAATACCTTTAGAAGACATTGATTATGAGAGTTTAAGTTCAGAGATGGATTATAGAGAAACAAAGTTAATGCTTGATCAAGCTATAGAAAAGCTTTCACCTTCTTTAAAAACAGTAATAATTTTATATTATTTTAATGACATGTCAATTAAAGAAATCTCAAAGATACTTGGATGCTTTCAAGGAACAGTTAAATCTCGTTTATATAATGCAAAGAAAGCACTTAAAAAGGTACTTGTTGAAAGTGAAATAGAAGCTTTTTATAAAGAAATCAATGGAATAAAGGAGTGTAAGGTTAATGATTGA
- a CDS encoding DUF362 domain-containing protein: protein MVNKVYFKGIDSYSKTEEISAAAGELLEKLVKEENIKLENFIPLKVHFGESGNKTFIESKNFGGIINYLKDRKIESAYIETNVLYKGERTTRERHIKLAKEHGFTELPVIIADGEHGEAYEEVEINKKNFNKCKIGKEIADKKQLIVISHFKGHALAGFGGAIKQLGMGCAARGGKLAQHANSIPKISALKCKACSACAKRCPENAITLNKKAKIDKDKCVGCASCMAICPHGAITNSWFASISKSFNERLSEYAYAAAKDKKNIYITFAFNITKNCDCEGHNMKPIVDDVGVFASLDPVAIDKACLDMIDKDNNRTVFRRGRYTLDYAESIGLGSQEYELIEV from the coding sequence ATGGTGAACAAGGTATATTTTAAAGGGATTGATTCTTATTCTAAAACTGAAGAAATTAGTGCAGCAGCAGGTGAACTTTTAGAGAAATTAGTAAAAGAGGAAAATATAAAGCTTGAAAACTTTATACCGCTTAAAGTTCATTTTGGTGAAAGTGGAAATAAGACTTTTATTGAGTCTAAAAATTTTGGAGGAATAATAAATTATTTAAAAGATAGAAAAATAGAAAGTGCATATATAGAAACCAATGTTTTGTATAAGGGAGAAAGAACAACAAGAGAGAGACATATAAAGCTTGCAAAGGAGCATGGTTTTACCGAGCTTCCTGTAATAATTGCAGATGGAGAACATGGTGAAGCTTACGAAGAAGTCGAGATAAATAAAAAGAATTTCAATAAGTGCAAGATAGGTAAAGAAATAGCAGATAAAAAGCAATTAATCGTTATAAGTCACTTTAAAGGACATGCGTTAGCAGGCTTTGGAGGAGCTATAAAACAACTTGGTATGGGTTGCGCGGCAAGAGGAGGTAAGCTTGCACAGCATGCAAACTCTATACCTAAAATTAGTGCATTAAAATGTAAGGCTTGTAGCGCTTGTGCAAAAAGATGTCCGGAGAATGCAATAACTCTAAATAAGAAAGCAAAGATAGATAAAGACAAATGTGTTGGTTGTGCGTCATGCATGGCAATATGTCCACATGGTGCTATAACCAATAGCTGGTTTGCATCTATTTCTAAATCTTTTAATGAAAGACTATCTGAATATGCTTATGCAGCAGCAAAGGATAAAAAGAATATTTATATAACCTTTGCCTTTAACATTACTAAAAATTGTGACTGTGAAGGACATAATATGAAACCAATAGTTGATGATGTGGGAGTTTTTGCATCCCTAGATCCAGTAGCTATTGATAAGGCATGTTTGGATATGATTGATAAGGACAATAATAGAACTGTATTTAGAAGAGGGAGATATACTCTTGATTACGCAGAAAGTATAGGCTTAGGCAGCCAAGAGTATGAGCTTATAGAGGTTTAG